The following proteins are co-located in the Microbacterium sp. SORGH_AS_0888 genome:
- a CDS encoding ABC transporter substrate-binding protein gives MRDPRLATRITAILVTAGALTALTGCFAGGATGSAAATAERISVAMLQPPRSGLSPLSDDAFKLSRWSTAETLVTLDDDATAQPSLATSWTRIDDTSWRFAIRPGVTFHDGTTLTADAVVNALQQAAQASPVPRILKGVGLQARADGDAVVVTTASVDPLLPQRLSSPQLSILAPAAYDGDIVSPVGTGTGPFRLVAVNGISGATLDRYDDYWGGTAKAAGIDVSFVPDGTARTAALRTGAADIVEAVPAGQVATIDPQLAHEVPMPRTNTLYLNTASGPFADPGVRAAARAAIDRAAIISSVYEGRADEAKGLLGPALPWTTEARGSAEYEALLEARALPAQVDKVAITLGTFTDRAELPEVAVLVQQQLEKAGFVVTQDVREYQFIEADALAGRFDAFILSRATVLDSGDPVAYFAADFGCQGGFSIAQLCDPAVDTAITAASQTAAGQERQRAILAAEARILATDAAVPMLHERVVQGESRRVHEVARDPRERTLVTVDTWVEATTDDAKR, from the coding sequence ATGAGAGATCCCAGGCTCGCGACGAGGATCACCGCGATCCTCGTGACCGCCGGTGCGCTGACCGCCCTCACCGGATGCTTCGCCGGCGGAGCGACCGGCTCTGCCGCTGCGACCGCCGAGCGGATCTCGGTGGCGATGCTCCAGCCGCCCCGGTCGGGGCTCTCCCCCCTCAGCGACGACGCGTTCAAGCTGTCGCGCTGGAGCACCGCCGAGACCCTCGTGACCCTCGACGACGACGCGACGGCACAGCCCTCGCTCGCGACGTCGTGGACCCGGATCGACGACACGAGCTGGAGATTCGCGATCCGTCCCGGCGTGACCTTCCACGACGGGACGACGCTCACGGCCGACGCCGTCGTGAACGCGTTGCAGCAGGCCGCACAGGCGAGCCCCGTCCCCCGCATCCTGAAAGGTGTCGGGCTCCAGGCTCGGGCCGACGGCGATGCCGTCGTCGTCACGACCGCGTCCGTGGACCCGCTGCTCCCCCAGCGGCTGTCCAGCCCGCAGCTGTCGATCCTCGCGCCCGCCGCGTACGACGGGGACATCGTCTCGCCCGTCGGCACGGGCACCGGGCCGTTCCGTCTGGTCGCCGTGAACGGCATCTCGGGCGCCACGCTGGACCGGTACGACGACTACTGGGGCGGCACCGCGAAGGCCGCCGGCATCGACGTCTCCTTCGTCCCCGACGGCACGGCACGCACGGCCGCCCTGCGCACCGGTGCCGCCGACATCGTCGAAGCCGTGCCGGCCGGTCAGGTCGCCACGATCGACCCGCAGCTCGCGCACGAGGTGCCGATGCCGCGGACGAACACGCTGTACCTGAACACCGCATCCGGACCGTTCGCCGACCCGGGTGTGCGTGCCGCGGCGCGGGCCGCCATCGACCGCGCCGCGATCATCTCCTCGGTCTACGAAGGACGTGCGGACGAGGCCAAGGGCCTCCTGGGGCCGGCGCTGCCGTGGACGACCGAGGCCCGCGGCTCGGCGGAGTACGAGGCCCTCCTCGAGGCTCGGGCCCTGCCTGCGCAGGTCGACAAGGTCGCGATCACGCTCGGAACGTTCACGGACCGCGCCGAGCTCCCGGAAGTCGCCGTCCTCGTGCAGCAGCAGCTCGAGAAGGCGGGCTTCGTCGTCACACAGGACGTGCGGGAGTACCAGTTCATCGAGGCCGACGCCCTCGCGGGGAGGTTCGACGCGTTCATCCTCTCCCGTGCGACCGTGCTCGACTCCGGCGACCCGGTGGCCTACTTCGCGGCCGACTTCGGCTGCCAAGGCGGCTTCTCGATCGCGCAGCTGTGCGATCCCGCGGTCGACACGGCGATCACCGCGGCCTCGCAGACCGCTGCCGGGCAGGAACGCCAGCGAGCCATCCTGGCGGCCGAGGCCCGCATCCTCGCGACCGACGCCGCCGTGCCGATGCTGCACGAGCGGGTCGTCCAAGGGGAGTCCCGGCGCGTGCACGAGGTGGCCCGCGACCCGCGTGAGCGCACGCTCGTGACCGTGGACACCTGGGTGGAGGCGACAACGGACGATGCGAAGCGCTAG
- a CDS encoding MFS transporter, with product MSHSPRLRVLLAAQAAFMLGFSSVVPFIAVLAESRFALGPEVIGAIVGTRVAVQQGLFLVGGALCDRFGARLLLMLGCGVRAAGFGVLATSASPLPFVVGVVLIGIAGALFSPAVDAYAAAADADASRGNGARSPFGALQWAGEAGGILGAAIGTALMPGAALPVTLVASALFLAAMLVLARMLPRRAASPADGETSTRNAIPRPGAVLLLAAGAATLLPSYTQLFSLVPLGLSARALDGGLVGAVSIVLSSAVLALHWPLARLRARLGRPRAVAAGVAAALVAAVSGAVSAEAESTLAFAAATAVSTLGIAVSLLLAAPAAQSLIAAAGAPLRRATRLGAFATTGGLLALAASGLCGVVAGSAGLTAAWVLAAVVPLAGLACALAAIRPLSRLTPERTNP from the coding sequence GTGAGCCACAGTCCCCGCCTGCGCGTCCTGCTCGCCGCGCAGGCCGCCTTCATGCTCGGATTCTCGAGCGTCGTGCCCTTCATCGCCGTCCTCGCCGAGAGTCGCTTCGCACTCGGACCGGAGGTCATCGGCGCGATCGTGGGCACACGAGTAGCGGTTCAGCAGGGACTGTTCCTCGTCGGAGGCGCCCTCTGCGACCGCTTCGGTGCGCGACTGCTGCTCATGCTCGGCTGCGGCGTGCGCGCCGCCGGGTTCGGCGTGCTGGCGACGTCCGCGTCGCCCCTGCCCTTCGTCGTCGGCGTCGTGCTGATCGGCATCGCGGGTGCGCTCTTCTCCCCAGCCGTGGATGCGTACGCCGCCGCCGCGGACGCCGACGCGTCCCGCGGGAACGGCGCACGCTCGCCGTTCGGCGCCCTGCAGTGGGCGGGCGAGGCGGGCGGGATCCTCGGCGCCGCGATCGGCACGGCGCTCATGCCCGGCGCTGCGCTGCCGGTGACCCTCGTGGCCTCCGCCCTGTTCCTCGCCGCCATGCTCGTGCTCGCACGGATGCTTCCGAGGCGTGCGGCGTCCCCCGCAGACGGCGAGACCTCGACGCGGAACGCCATCCCGCGGCCCGGGGCGGTGCTGCTCCTCGCCGCGGGCGCCGCCACGCTCCTGCCGAGCTACACGCAGCTCTTCTCGCTCGTGCCGCTCGGCCTGTCCGCGCGGGCCCTCGACGGCGGCCTCGTCGGTGCGGTCTCGATCGTGCTGTCCTCCGCGGTCCTCGCCCTCCACTGGCCGCTCGCCCGGCTCCGTGCCCGCCTGGGGCGGCCTCGGGCCGTCGCGGCCGGCGTCGCCGCCGCGCTCGTCGCCGCCGTCTCGGGCGCCGTGTCCGCCGAGGCGGAGTCGACACTCGCGTTCGCCGCCGCGACGGCGGTGAGCACGCTCGGCATCGCCGTCTCGCTCCTGCTCGCCGCGCCCGCCGCCCAGTCCCTGATCGCCGCCGCGGGCGCTCCGCTCCGGCGGGCGACGCGCCTGGGCGCGTTCGCGACGACGGGCGGGCTCCTGGCTCTCGCCGCCTCCGGGCTCTGCGGTGTCGTCGCCGGCAGCGCCGGCCTCACCGCGGCCTGGGTCTTGGCCGCCGTCGTGCCGCTGGCCGGGCTCGCCTGCGCACTCGCGGCCATACGACCGCTCTCCCGCCTCACCCCTGAAAGGACGAACCCATGA
- a CDS encoding ATP-binding cassette domain-containing protein yields the protein MTALEVRDVSFSHAHGRRRSLALATTHLELAAGATLAVVGRSGAGKSTLAEIVLGLRRPATGVVRVLGHLWTDPRHGPRRAHRRLVQGVPQDAAASFVPRVPVGTQISDAVRRLCRTTASDARARTGDAARLARLDAALLGRRPGELSGGQAQRAAIARAVALGPAVIVADEPTSALDAETTADVAASLLALAPARRTALLIVTHDPDLAARCDARIEIVKAVDPA from the coding sequence ATGACCGCGCTCGAGGTCCGTGACGTCTCGTTCTCGCACGCTCACGGGCGTCGCCGCTCCCTCGCGCTCGCCACGACGCACCTCGAGCTCGCGGCGGGCGCCACGCTCGCCGTCGTGGGCCGCTCGGGCGCGGGGAAGTCGACGCTCGCCGAGATCGTCCTCGGTCTGCGTCGCCCGGCAACGGGCGTCGTGCGCGTGCTCGGTCATCTCTGGACCGACCCCCGGCACGGCCCGCGGCGTGCGCACCGACGCCTCGTGCAGGGCGTGCCCCAGGATGCCGCCGCGTCGTTCGTCCCCCGCGTCCCGGTGGGCACGCAGATCTCCGACGCCGTGCGCCGGCTCTGCCGCACGACCGCCTCCGACGCGCGCGCACGGACGGGCGACGCGGCCCGCCTCGCCCGCCTCGACGCGGCACTCCTGGGCCGTCGCCCGGGCGAGCTGAGCGGCGGCCAGGCGCAGCGCGCGGCGATCGCACGCGCCGTCGCCCTCGGCCCCGCCGTGATCGTCGCCGACGAGCCCACGAGCGCGCTGGATGCCGAGACCACCGCGGACGTGGCCGCCTCGCTCCTCGCGCTCGCGCCCGCCCGACGGACGGCTCTCCTGATCGTGACGCACGACCCGGATCTCGCGGCGCGATGCGACGCGCGGATCGAGATCGTGAAGGCGGTCGATCCCGCGTGA
- a CDS encoding ATP-binding cassette domain-containing protein yields MLTLVGVQVHAPGNPDPLLTVRSLALRAGDRVVVRGPSGAGKSLLLNVLAGRLAPSLVLTGERHVAPGLDRIGIVPQRGIEALHPLLSLRSQLRAATGASRAEVDDMLGRVGLAPSTFGPRRPAELSGGQAQRAAIARAALTRAPVVIADEPTSALDPATRDEVVDVLSRSLDPGTALVVATHDAAVAAVLGAHRLDVSHGQVHDGGQA; encoded by the coding sequence GTGCTCACTCTCGTCGGCGTGCAGGTGCACGCCCCCGGAAACCCGGACCCCCTGCTCACGGTCCGCTCGCTCGCGCTCCGAGCAGGTGACCGCGTCGTCGTCAGAGGACCGTCGGGGGCGGGCAAGAGCCTGTTGCTGAACGTCCTGGCGGGGCGACTCGCGCCATCCCTCGTCCTCACCGGCGAACGGCACGTCGCGCCGGGGCTCGACCGGATCGGCATCGTCCCGCAACGTGGCATCGAGGCTCTGCACCCGCTCCTGTCGCTGCGTTCGCAACTGCGCGCCGCCACGGGCGCCTCTCGCGCCGAGGTCGATGACATGCTCGGGCGGGTGGGCCTGGCGCCCTCGACGTTCGGCCCACGTCGCCCCGCTGAGCTCTCCGGCGGGCAGGCGCAGCGGGCCGCCATCGCGCGCGCTGCGCTCACCCGCGCACCCGTCGTCATCGCCGACGAGCCCACGAGCGCGCTCGACCCGGCCACGCGCGACGAGGTCGTCGACGTCCTCTCCCGCTCTCTGGACCCGGGCACGGCCCTCGTCGTCGCCACGCACGACGCCGCGGTCGCCGCGGTGCTCGGCGCGCATCGCCTCGACGTGTCCCACGGGCAGGTCCACGACGGGGGCCAGGCATGA
- a CDS encoding LysR family transcriptional regulator, which yields MLEMKRLRLLWEFHARGTIAAVADALSYSPSAVSQQLGLLEREAGVPLLRRTGRTLELTAAGAALVAETDDLLAGLERAEAALHRVRAEVTGTVRVAAFQTAMLAIIPTALRHLSDRYPALRVEVVQYEPGAALRETWARGFDLVVAEQYPGHSTEHFPGLDRETLTHDPITLGLPPRGTGDRRFDRIEELADAAGVPWVMEPPGTATRHWAEQACRRAGFEPDIRVETADLQAHLRVVESGNAVALLPGLVHISAPTRLRLLPLPDDPHRTIFTAARASRGTHPALVAVRSALADAASTLRYT from the coding sequence GTGCTCGAGATGAAGCGGCTGCGGCTGCTCTGGGAGTTCCACGCGCGGGGCACGATCGCAGCGGTCGCGGATGCGCTCAGCTACAGCCCCTCGGCCGTGTCCCAGCAGCTGGGGCTGCTCGAGCGCGAGGCAGGCGTCCCGCTCCTGCGTCGCACGGGCCGCACGCTCGAGCTGACGGCCGCCGGCGCCGCTCTGGTTGCGGAGACCGACGACCTGCTCGCGGGCCTCGAGCGCGCCGAGGCCGCGCTGCACCGCGTGCGCGCCGAGGTCACGGGGACCGTGCGCGTGGCCGCGTTCCAGACCGCCATGCTCGCGATCATCCCGACAGCCCTGCGGCACCTCAGCGACCGCTACCCGGCACTGCGGGTCGAGGTCGTGCAGTACGAGCCGGGCGCAGCGCTGCGCGAGACATGGGCCCGCGGGTTCGACCTCGTCGTGGCCGAACAGTATCCCGGGCACTCGACCGAGCACTTCCCGGGACTGGACCGCGAGACGCTCACGCACGACCCGATCACGCTCGGGCTTCCGCCTCGCGGCACCGGCGACCGGCGCTTCGACCGCATCGAGGAGCTCGCCGACGCGGCCGGCGTGCCGTGGGTCATGGAGCCGCCCGGCACCGCGACCCGTCACTGGGCGGAACAGGCCTGTCGGCGAGCCGGGTTCGAGCCCGACATCCGCGTCGAGACCGCCGACCTGCAGGCGCATCTGCGCGTCGTCGAGTCCGGGAACGCGGTGGCGCTGCTCCCGGGGCTCGTTCACATCAGTGCGCCCACGCGACTTCGCCTCCTCCCCCTCCCCGATGACCCGCACCGCACGATCTTCACGGCCGCGCGTGCGTCGCGGGGCACGCACCCCGCGCTGGTCGCGGTCCGGAGCGCACTCGCGGACGCCGCCAGCACGCTGCGCTACACCTGA